In Modestobacter versicolor, a single genomic region encodes these proteins:
- the sufU gene encoding Fe-S cluster assembly sulfur transfer protein SufU produces MQLQSMYQDIILDHYRNPHGRGLRDPFEAEVHHVNPTCGDEVTLRVHLDGDTIADVSYEGMGCSISQASVSAMYDLVIGKSVPEALGTGEQFMRLMQSKGDAAVAEELEDELEDAVAFAGVSKYPARVKCALMSWMALKDASARALSTSEGKS; encoded by the coding sequence ATGCAGCTGCAGTCGATGTACCAGGACATCATCCTGGACCACTACCGGAACCCCCACGGCCGCGGCCTCCGCGACCCGTTCGAGGCCGAGGTGCACCACGTCAACCCGACGTGCGGTGACGAGGTGACCCTGCGGGTCCACCTGGACGGCGACACCATCGCCGACGTCTCCTACGAGGGGATGGGCTGCTCGATCAGCCAGGCGTCGGTCTCGGCGATGTACGACCTGGTCATCGGGAAGAGCGTGCCCGAGGCGCTCGGCACCGGCGAGCAGTTCATGCGGCTGATGCAGAGCAAGGGCGATGCGGCCGTGGCCGAGGAGCTCGAGGACGAGCTGGAGGACGCCGTCGCGTTCGCCGGTGTCTCGAAGTACCCGGCGCGGGTCAAGTGCGCACTGATGAGCTGGATGGCGCTGAAGGACGCGAGCGCCCGTGCTCTGTCGACCTCGGAAGGGAAGAGCTGA
- a CDS encoding metal-sulfur cluster assembly factor, with protein sequence MTEPTTPDAGIYGGKSALLEDVEEAMRDVVDPELGVNVVDLGLVYGLDIDTEANVAIIDMTLTSAACPLTDVIEDQARQALTGGPGPGLVDDIRINWVWMPPWGPDKITDDGREQLRALGFRV encoded by the coding sequence ATGACCGAGCCCACCACCCCGGACGCCGGGATCTACGGCGGCAAGTCCGCGCTGCTCGAGGACGTCGAGGAGGCCATGCGCGACGTCGTCGACCCCGAGCTGGGCGTCAACGTCGTCGACCTGGGCCTGGTCTACGGCCTGGACATCGACACCGAGGCCAACGTGGCGATCATCGACATGACGCTGACCTCGGCGGCCTGCCCGCTGACCGACGTCATCGAGGACCAGGCCCGCCAGGCCCTCACCGGTGGCCCCGGCCCCGGCCTGGTCGACGACATCCGGATCAACTGGGTCTGGATGCCGCCGTGGGGCCCGGACAAGATCACCGACGACGGCCGGGAGCAGCTCCGCGCCCTGGGCTTCCGGGTCTGA
- a CDS encoding SCO7613 C-terminal domain-containing membrane protein, with product MPQSPEVVYPPPVGVPPPPPPAPPDDEGLRRVSPQQVLLAAGAVAVVVAGAASLSLTGWVFTTALALGTAAASLWCGVRRLRASEETLAVATVVLAVVGDRAGSDPTSAVVLAVLSAVFWLLGRLGRRALTWPVAAWLSAQLAVLTALSGADLGALPQVSAVLGTAIAGTLVTLRARRPVAPVALATTALWWVTGVATGTHLVWTTTATSTAAPAAALLVGAAAGLVALRLRPALRPLLGPRPLVPVLAGAVTGAAVAGVLQSTGPAGVPAAGYLGLVSAALVAALASPRPHSVVRPAGLALACTATALSVVQLLADGRWSAVALLLVAASLPAVLVAARQPADRPGALPVAVGCLAGAALLAEADGNLGPGRAGPLLLLLAVTALAAASLERHHRDEGPLAVSAVVVGVVAVAHVGRTGDPLALAAALAVLGTALVGYAARTGRRPARAGGCAGLVAAVWLAVGDAGVQVPEAYSLPLAAVLLLYSGRRLATAPSWSAWGPALAAGYGPSVFLALVEPELLRVLLVVVAATATTTAATGWAVRAPFLVGAGSLVVVGVGRLLAVLPPPGLVVFGVAGAALLAVGASYESRRRRARVAIASLADMR from the coding sequence GTGCCGCAGAGCCCCGAGGTGGTCTACCCGCCACCGGTCGGCGTCCCGCCGCCCCCACCGCCGGCCCCGCCGGACGACGAGGGCCTGCGCCGGGTCAGCCCGCAGCAGGTGCTGCTCGCCGCCGGGGCGGTCGCGGTCGTCGTGGCCGGGGCCGCCTCGCTGAGCCTCACCGGCTGGGTGTTCACCACCGCGCTGGCGCTGGGCACCGCCGCGGCGTCGCTGTGGTGCGGTGTGCGCCGGCTGCGGGCGTCCGAGGAGACGCTGGCCGTCGCCACCGTGGTGCTCGCCGTGGTCGGCGACCGGGCGGGCTCCGACCCGACGTCGGCCGTCGTGCTCGCCGTCCTCTCCGCCGTCTTCTGGCTCCTCGGCCGGCTGGGCCGTCGCGCGCTGACCTGGCCGGTCGCCGCCTGGCTCAGCGCCCAGCTCGCCGTCCTCACCGCGCTGTCCGGCGCCGACCTCGGCGCGCTGCCGCAGGTGAGCGCCGTGCTCGGCACCGCGATCGCCGGGACCCTGGTCACCCTGCGCGCCCGGCGGCCGGTGGCCCCGGTCGCCCTCGCCACCACCGCGCTGTGGTGGGTCACCGGCGTGGCCACCGGCACCCACCTGGTCTGGACGACGACCGCCACGTCCACCGCGGCGCCGGCCGCCGCCCTGCTGGTGGGCGCCGCGGCGGGGCTGGTGGCGCTGCGGCTGCGCCCGGCACTGCGGCCGCTGCTGGGTCCGCGGCCGCTGGTGCCGGTGCTGGCCGGCGCGGTCACCGGTGCCGCCGTCGCGGGGGTGCTGCAGTCGACCGGCCCGGCCGGTGTGCCGGCGGCGGGCTACCTGGGGCTGGTCAGCGCCGCGCTGGTCGCCGCGCTGGCCTCACCCCGCCCGCACTCGGTGGTGCGCCCGGCCGGGCTGGCCCTGGCCTGCACCGCGACGGCGCTGAGCGTCGTCCAGCTGCTGGCGGACGGCCGGTGGAGCGCGGTGGCGCTGCTGCTGGTCGCGGCGTCGCTCCCGGCCGTGCTGGTCGCCGCGCGGCAGCCGGCCGACCGGCCAGGCGCCCTCCCCGTCGCGGTGGGCTGCCTGGCCGGGGCGGCGCTGCTGGCCGAGGCCGACGGCAACCTGGGGCCCGGCCGGGCCGGGCCGCTGCTGCTGCTGCTCGCGGTGACGGCGCTGGCCGCGGCGTCGTTGGAGCGGCACCACCGCGACGAGGGCCCGCTGGCCGTCTCCGCCGTCGTGGTCGGGGTGGTGGCCGTCGCGCACGTCGGGCGCACCGGCGACCCGCTCGCGCTGGCCGCCGCGCTCGCCGTCCTCGGGACGGCGCTGGTGGGGTACGCGGCGCGCACCGGTCGCCGGCCGGCCCGGGCGGGAGGGTGCGCGGGCCTGGTCGCGGCCGTCTGGCTGGCGGTCGGCGACGCCGGGGTGCAGGTGCCCGAGGCGTACTCGCTGCCGCTGGCCGCGGTGCTGCTGCTCTACTCGGGGCGCCGGCTGGCGACCGCGCCGTCCTGGTCGGCGTGGGGGCCGGCGCTGGCCGCGGGCTACGGGCCGTCGGTGTTCCTGGCGCTGGTGGAGCCCGAGCTGCTGCGGGTGCTGCTGGTGGTGGTGGCCGCGACGGCGACGACCACCGCGGCGACCGGCTGGGCCGTGCGGGCACCGTTCCTGGTGGGTGCGGGCTCGCTGGTGGTCGTGGGCGTGGGCCGGCTGCTCGCGGTGCTGCCGCCGCCCGGGCTGGTGGTGTTCGGCGTCGCCGGGGCGGCGCTGCTGGCGGTGGGCGCGAGCTACGAGAGCCGTCGTCGCCGGGCGCGGGTGGCGATCGCCTCGCTCGCCGACATGCGCTGA
- a CDS encoding DUF2157 domain-containing protein: protein MFPRGPACPVCGAEVSGPPAAPCPRCGLPAAGQAGWVLGRISSTLEELTRDRDQLLAALRAAAPGAAVPVGAGPWAPPAGPPVQPPSSAPPPPAAPPPPPPVAPPPVPWLPAPGTPPPPPRRRLSPQQVLLGLGAVLLVAGALYFVALGWTRFGLVFQATVMVTVTAAACGTSAWAARRGLRATEEALAAAGTALLAVALGAARARGLGGLDEVDLRSWTAVSCVVVVAVALALNRLTRSTTTWPLAALVAAQPVLVLVLPTGWLGSPAGVACALLVAAADLAAVLLLRRSLRPVARVLAALWAAIGVLRGLVLAVDGTPAESWTATALLLGAGVAALAALRLPRVAGGAVSPAVVAAAAAGVGGLALTASLGTVGAAGPVAATGAGLALLAGVVLVPGPVGRSVAGAALLAGGTAMAGAGALVLAEDERYGALSLLVLAAAVPAALTALRVPAVREVATGAALLAPVVSALLAREAGWLSSPGAGLLLALVAAGGFALATLRAGAPEERVCAVAGAITGILAGLTTGDAGAWGQVGLQLAVVGAAAGSYALVAHRPLVAVAAVADLVVACWIAVAGAGVETAEAYTLPAAAGLLVVAWPRIRARGPSWAAEGAGVGVALVPSALAVAGSPTALRLVLVVAGAAALVVAGTLLHRQAPFVLGAGALAFVVVSRLGPYAPLVPTWVALAAAGLVLLVLGATYERRLQQAREAVAWVAQMS from the coding sequence ATGTTCCCGCGTGGACCAGCGTGTCCTGTCTGTGGCGCCGAGGTCTCCGGCCCCCCGGCCGCCCCCTGCCCGAGGTGCGGTCTGCCCGCCGCCGGCCAGGCCGGCTGGGTCCTCGGCCGGATCAGCTCGACGCTGGAGGAGCTCACCCGCGACCGCGACCAGCTGCTGGCCGCGTTGCGCGCGGCGGCACCGGGTGCGGCCGTCCCGGTCGGCGCCGGCCCGTGGGCCCCACCGGCGGGCCCGCCGGTCCAGCCGCCGTCCTCCGCTCCCCCGCCGCCGGCCGCACCCCCTCCGCCTCCCCCGGTGGCACCGCCGCCGGTGCCGTGGCTGCCGGCGCCCGGCACGCCGCCCCCGCCGCCCCGCCGGCGGCTCAGCCCGCAGCAGGTGCTGCTCGGCCTGGGGGCGGTGCTGCTGGTGGCCGGCGCGCTGTACTTCGTCGCGCTGGGCTGGACGCGGTTCGGGCTGGTCTTCCAGGCGACGGTCATGGTCACCGTCACCGCCGCGGCGTGCGGGACGTCGGCCTGGGCGGCCCGCCGCGGGCTGCGGGCCACCGAGGAGGCGCTGGCCGCGGCCGGGACGGCGCTGCTCGCCGTCGCCCTCGGGGCGGCACGCGCCCGCGGGCTCGGCGGGCTGGACGAGGTGGACCTGCGCTCCTGGACGGCGGTGTCCTGCGTGGTCGTCGTGGCGGTCGCCCTCGCGCTGAACCGGCTCACCCGCAGCACCACCACCTGGCCGCTGGCCGCGCTGGTCGCCGCGCAGCCGGTGCTGGTGCTCGTGCTGCCGACCGGCTGGCTGGGCTCCCCCGCCGGGGTGGCCTGCGCGCTGCTCGTCGCGGCCGCCGACCTGGCCGCCGTCCTGCTGCTGCGCCGGTCGCTGCGGCCGGTGGCCCGGGTGCTCGCCGCGCTGTGGGCCGCGATCGGGGTGCTTCGGGGCCTCGTGCTGGCCGTCGACGGCACGCCGGCCGAGTCGTGGACCGCGACGGCGCTGCTGCTGGGCGCCGGGGTCGCCGCGCTGGCCGCCCTGCGGCTGCCCCGCGTCGCCGGCGGTGCGGTGTCCCCGGCGGTGGTCGCGGCCGCAGCGGCGGGGGTCGGTGGCCTGGCCCTGACCGCCTCGCTGGGCACGGTGGGCGCGGCCGGGCCGGTCGCCGCGACCGGGGCCGGGCTGGCGCTGCTCGCCGGCGTCGTCCTCGTCCCGGGCCCCGTCGGGCGTTCGGTGGCCGGCGCGGCCCTGCTGGCGGGTGGGACGGCGATGGCCGGTGCCGGCGCCCTGGTGCTCGCCGAGGACGAGCGGTACGGGGCGCTGTCGCTGCTCGTGCTGGCGGCGGCCGTGCCCGCGGCGCTCACCGCCCTCCGGGTGCCCGCGGTCCGGGAGGTCGCGACCGGCGCCGCCCTGCTCGCCCCCGTGGTGTCGGCACTGCTCGCCCGGGAGGCCGGCTGGCTCTCCAGCCCGGGAGCCGGGCTGCTGCTCGCGCTGGTCGCCGCCGGTGGGTTCGCGCTGGCCACGCTGCGGGCCGGGGCGCCCGAGGAGCGGGTGTGCGCCGTCGCCGGGGCGATCACCGGCATCCTCGCCGGGCTGACCACCGGTGACGCCGGGGCGTGGGGGCAGGTCGGGCTGCAGCTGGCCGTCGTCGGTGCGGCCGCCGGCAGCTACGCGCTGGTGGCCCACCGCCCGCTGGTGGCGGTGGCGGCCGTCGCCGACCTGGTGGTCGCCTGCTGGATCGCGGTGGCCGGCGCGGGGGTCGAGACCGCGGAGGCCTACACGCTCCCGGCCGCGGCCGGCCTGCTGGTGGTCGCCTGGCCCCGGATCCGGGCCCGCGGCCCGTCCTGGGCCGCCGAGGGCGCCGGCGTGGGCGTGGCCCTGGTGCCCTCCGCCCTCGCGGTCGCCGGCTCCCCCACCGCGCTGCGGCTGGTGCTGGTGGTCGCCGGTGCGGCCGCGCTCGTGGTCGCCGGCACGCTGCTGCACCGGCAGGCGCCGTTCGTGCTGGGCGCCGGGGCGCTGGCCTTCGTCGTCGTCAGCCGGCTGGGTCCCTACGCACCACTGGTGCCCACCTGGGTGGCGCTCGCCGCGGCCGGGCTGGTGCTGCTCGTCCTCGGCGCCACCTACGAGCGGCGGCTCCAGCAGGCCCGCGAGGCGGTGGCCTGGGTGGCCCAGATGAGCTGA
- a CDS encoding ABC-F family ATP-binding cassette domain-containing protein — protein MITTTGLELRAGSRILISEADLRVQPGDRIGLVGRNGAGKTTTLTTLAGERVPHAGKVEVTGELGYLPQDPRSGDLDITASDRVLSGRGLDVLKAKLTKAQIAMAEPADDAEMDRAVRQYGRLEDQFAALGGYAAESDAARICTNLGLPDRVLQQPLRTLSGGQRRRVELARILFSDADTLLLDEPTNHLDADSIVWLKGFLASHRAGLIVISHDVDLLAAVVNKVWHLDANRATVDVYNLGWKRYLDARETDERRRRSERANAEKKIDALTAQADKMRAKATKAKAAQSMDKRAQRLAAGLEQVRTQDKVAKLRFPTPAPCGRTPLTAEHLSKSYGSLEIFTGVDLAIDKGTRVVVLGFNGAGKTTLLRMLAGTETPDTGEVKAGHGLRVGYYAQEHETIDMDRTLLENMRSAAPDSTDTELRKILGAFLFSGENVDQRTGTLSGGERTRLAMATLVVSGANVLLLDEPTNNLDPASREQVLEALRTYQGAIVLVTHDEGAVHALNPDKVIILPDGTEDTWSADFADLVSLA, from the coding sequence GTGATCACGACGACCGGTCTCGAGCTGCGCGCCGGGTCCCGCATCCTCATCAGCGAGGCCGACCTCCGGGTCCAGCCCGGCGACCGCATCGGGCTGGTCGGCCGCAACGGCGCCGGCAAGACCACCACCCTCACCACCCTGGCCGGCGAGCGCGTGCCGCACGCCGGCAAGGTCGAGGTGACCGGTGAGCTCGGCTACCTGCCGCAGGACCCGCGCAGCGGCGACCTGGACATCACCGCCAGCGACCGGGTGCTGTCCGGCCGCGGGCTCGACGTGCTCAAGGCGAAGCTGACCAAGGCGCAGATCGCGATGGCCGAGCCCGCCGACGACGCCGAGATGGACCGCGCCGTCCGGCAGTACGGCCGGCTCGAGGACCAGTTCGCCGCGCTGGGCGGGTACGCCGCGGAGAGCGACGCCGCCCGGATCTGTACCAACCTCGGCCTGCCCGACCGGGTGCTGCAGCAGCCGCTGCGCACGCTGTCCGGTGGCCAGCGCCGCCGGGTCGAGCTGGCCCGGATCCTCTTCTCCGACGCCGACACGCTGCTGCTCGACGAGCCGACCAACCACCTGGACGCCGACTCGATCGTCTGGCTCAAGGGGTTCCTGGCCAGCCACCGCGCCGGGCTGATCGTGATCAGCCACGACGTCGACCTGCTGGCGGCCGTGGTCAACAAGGTGTGGCACCTGGACGCCAACCGGGCCACCGTCGACGTCTACAACCTGGGCTGGAAGCGGTACCTCGACGCGCGCGAGACCGACGAGCGCCGCCGCCGCTCCGAGCGGGCCAACGCCGAGAAGAAGATCGACGCGCTCACCGCGCAGGCGGACAAGATGCGCGCCAAGGCCACCAAGGCCAAGGCCGCGCAGAGCATGGACAAGCGCGCGCAGCGGCTGGCCGCGGGCCTGGAGCAGGTGCGCACGCAGGACAAGGTCGCCAAGCTGCGGTTCCCGACGCCGGCCCCGTGCGGCCGCACGCCGCTGACCGCCGAGCACCTGTCCAAGAGCTACGGCTCGCTGGAGATCTTCACCGGCGTCGACCTGGCCATCGACAAGGGCACCCGGGTCGTCGTCCTGGGCTTCAACGGCGCGGGCAAGACCACGCTGCTGCGGATGCTCGCCGGCACCGAGACCCCGGACACCGGTGAGGTGAAGGCCGGGCACGGGCTGCGCGTCGGGTACTACGCGCAGGAGCACGAGACGATCGACATGGACCGCACGCTGCTGGAGAACATGCGGTCCGCGGCGCCGGACAGCACCGACACCGAGCTGCGGAAGATCCTCGGTGCCTTCCTGTTCTCCGGCGAGAACGTCGACCAGCGCACCGGCACCCTCTCCGGTGGTGAGCGCACCCGGCTGGCGATGGCCACGCTGGTCGTCTCCGGCGCGAACGTGCTGCTGCTCGACGAGCCGACCAACAACCTCGACCCGGCCAGCCGCGAGCAGGTGCTCGAGGCGCTGCGCACCTACCAGGGCGCGATCGTGCTGGTCACCCACGACGAGGGCGCGGTGCACGCGCTCAACCCG